The following is a genomic window from Catenulispora sp. MAP5-51.
CTCGCCTGCGCCGTCGAGGCCGTGGAAGCACTCACCATCGTGCTCGCGGTCGGCCTGACCCGCGGCTGGCGCTCCACGCTCCAGGGCGTCGCGGCGGGGCTGGTGCTGCTCGCGGCGGTCGTGGCGGCGCTGGGGCCGGCGCTGACCGTGCTGCCGCTGACGGCGTTGCGGCTGGTCGTCGGCGGGCTGCTGCTCACCTTCGGGTTGCAGTGGCTGCGCAAGGCGATCCTGCGCGCCTCCGGCTACAAGGACCTGCGCGACGAGGCCGCCGCCTACCAGCGCGGGGTCGCCGCCGCGCAGGCGGCCGCCTCGGACAAGAAGTCGCTGGTCGCCGACTGGTACGCATTCACCCTCAGCTTCAAGGGCGTCGTGCTGGAGGGCCT
Proteins encoded in this region:
- a CDS encoding COG4280 domain-containing protein: MGTAFLLLSVFLACAVEAVEALTIVLAVGLTRGWRSTLQGVAAGLVLLAAVVAALGPALTVLPLTALRLVVGGLLLTFGLQWLRKAILRASGYKDLRDEAAAYQRGVAAAQAAASDKKSLVADWYAFTLSFKGVVLEGLEVAFIALTFGANQHDLPLAAVAAVAAVITVCAAGAAIKAPLARVPENTMKFAVGVMLTGFGVFWGAEGAGAEWPGGDAALPAVLAYVLLVALSAVWVLKRRRAAWAG